GGAATTGTTCAACGTTTAGATTATATTAAAGATTTAGGAATTGACGTCATATGGATATGCCCAATGTATAAATCACCAAATGACGATAACGGTTATGACATTTCCGACTATAAAGCAATAATGGAAGACTTCGGTACGATGGAAGATTTCAATCTTCTTTTAGAAGAAGTACATAAACGTGGTATGAAATTAATTCTTGACCTCGTCTTAAACCACTCAAGTGATGAACACGAATGGTTTATCGAGTCTCGTTCTTCAAAAGAGAACCCGAAACGTGACTGGTATATTTGGAGAGACGGTAAAAACGGTCAGGAGCCGAATAACTGGGAAAGTATTTTTGGTGGTTCTGCTTGGGAATATGATGAAAAAACAGATCAATATTATCTCCATGTTTTCTCAACGAAACAGCCAGATTTAAACTGGGAAAATAAAGAGGTACGCGATGCACTTTATGATACGGTTAACTGGTGGTTAGATAAAGGAATTGACGGATTCCGAATCGATGCAATTAGTCACATTAAAAAGCGACCTGGTTTCCCAGAGATGCCAAATCCTGAAGGAAAAAAATATGTTTCTTCCTTCGATATGCATATGAACCAAGAGGGTATTCAACCTTTCTTACAAGAATTTAAAGACAAAACGTATGCGAACTATGATGTAATGACTGTCGGTGAAGCTAATGGAGTAAGTATCGAAGAAGCCGACCTTTGGGTGAGTGAAGAAAAAGGAAAAATGGATATGATTTTCCAATTTGAACACTTAGGATTATGGGATGCTGAAACTAACCCAGTATTAGATATTGTTGGTCTTAAGAAAGTTCTAACAAGATGGCAAAAAGGCTTAGAAAACCGCGGGTGGAATGCATTATTTATCGAAAACCATGATAAGCCACGTGTCGTGTCTACTTGGGGTAATGATGATCAGTACTTGCGTGAAAGTGCTACATCAATGGCAGTTATGTATTTCTTAATGCAAGGAACTCCATTTATTTATCAAGGTCAAGAAATCGGAATGACAAATGTGCAATTTGAATCGATTGAAGACTATGATGATGTTGCAGTGAAGAACCTTTATCGTATAAAGCGTGAAGAAGGCGTTTCACATGAGAAAATCATGGAAATCATTTGGGCATCTTCTCGTGATAATAGTCGTACTCCGATGCAATGGTCTAGTCAAGAAAACGCTGGTTTCACAACTGGTAACCCGTGGATGAAAGTAAATCCTAACTACAAAGAAATTAATGTTGAAGTACAAGAAAAACAAGACGATTCTATACTTTCTTTCTATAAAAAAATGATTTCACTTAAGAAAGAAAATGACGTATTTACTTACGGAATATATGATTTAATCCTTGAAGACGATAAACAAATTTACGCTTATACTAGAACTTTGAATGCTGAAGATAAAGTAGTAGTAATTGCTAACCTTACAGATAAGGAAGCAAATTATAGCTTTAGTGAACTACAGTTATCATCTGAAAACCTATTATTAAATAACTATCATGTTTCTGAGCATGAAGCTATTACAGAAATTAACTTAATGCCTTATGAGGCACGAGTTTACCGAGTTACTAAATAACTTAAGACATTTAGCACAGCAATTTTTTATTGCTGTGCTATTTTAATACCTTTACTTCTTAAAAAAACTAACAGCAAAATACTTCTGCAGTTAGCTTTCCCTACAAATTCAATGAAAATTACTTTTCTAAATGTCTTTCGTATAAGAACCAAGAGATTAACCTAAACCCAATCGTATATACCCCCATAATTGCAGCGGTAATTTTTAAAATAATATCGCTCATGAACAAAATAATAAATAATGATGTAAAAAAGACTAAAACAGATACTAGATTTGCCATTTTTCCATTTATAGGTTGATTACTTAAAAAAGGTGTTTTAAATCCTTTTAAAGCTTTAGCATAGCAATGCTCATGATAAGGTAATACATAATATAAAAAAGACGCTACTACTAAATCTTCTCTAATTTTAATTAGACCGACGCACTGTTCACAGTAAATTTCTCGCTTTTTCATGAATGATATTAGCTCCTTATGACTTATTTCAATTAAATGACTTTATAAACTTTTCAACATTACCTTAGAAATTCCTCTATAAAAACATAAAAAAGATGTAAGGCCCTTTGGCTTTACATCTTATAAATAGACATTAATTATGTTTTATTTCGTATATTCTTGCTTCATGTGGCTTTAATGTAAATGAATTAGCAATGTTATTTTCTACATCTGGATAATTAGCAATTATCAATCGTTTGTCATTGTTCGCAAATTTATCCGGCACCGTGCAGACATTTTCTATATTAGAATGATTTAAAATTACTAACCACGTGACATTATTTAAGCTACGTGTATAAACGTATAACGATTCATCATTCCCTGATAAATCTTCAAATGTCCCATATACCATGACTTCATGCTCTTTTCTTAATCCAATTAGCTTTTTGTAATAGTAATAAACAGAGTCAGGATCCTCTAGTGCTTGCTCCACATTAATCGATTTATAATTTGGATTAATTTTAATCCACGGCTCTCCTGTTGTAAAACCAGCATTCTCTTTTGCATTCCACTGCACAGGTGTTCTTGAATTATCTCGACTTAGGGCAAGCAAGCTTTCGAAAACCTCTTGTGGGTCTCTACCTTTACTAATTTCTTCGTGATATTTATTTTTCATCGCAATGTCATTGTAATCATCAATCGAGTCAAAACGGACTCCTGTCATGCCTATCTCTTCACCTTGAAAAACATATGGAGTACCTGGTAGCGTATGAATCATAGTTGCCAGTAATTTTGCAGACTGCACTCGATATTCTCCATCGTTACCATACCTAGTAACTTGGCGAGTATGGTCATGATTATTCAAAAATTGTGAGTTCCATCCTTTAGGAAATAACCCTTCATACCATCTTGTTTGGATTTCCTTAAATTTTAGCATGTCCCAAGTCGGCATATCGTCTGCTACTTCAAAATGGAAAAGCGTATGCAATTCATTTCGATTTTCGCCAACATATTTTAATCCGTCTTCAGGGGTTACGAATGGAATCTCACCAACGGTCATTACATCGTAATGTCTTAATACCTGTTCGTTCATTTCCTTTAAGTAAGTATGGATACCTGGATTATTGCCTAAATAATTAATATTTTCAGGAGTATCGACATTAGGGAACCCTGGAATTTTAGCAAGGAGATTGATAACATCCATGCGGAAACCATCTATACCTTTGTCTAACCAAAAACGCATCATATCATAGATTGCTTCTCTCACTTCTTCATTTTCCCAATTCAAATCAGGTTGTTCAATCGCAAAGGAATGGAAGTAATACTGCTCTGTTTTCTCATCAAACTCCCATGTCGATGGCGTGAAATAAGAACGCCAGTTACTCGGTTCTTTTCCTTCAACAGGATCCTTCCATATATACCAATCTCTCTTTGGGTTATCTTTTGAAGAACGTGATTCAAGAAACCACGGGTGTTGATTTGACGTATGGTTAACTACCAAATCCATTATTAATTTCATGCCTCGTTTATGAACTTCCTTTAATAATGTCTCCCAAGTTCCCACATTACCAGCTTTCCTCATAATCTTTTGGTAATCTGAGATATCGTATCCATTATCTTTATCAGGAGACTCGTAACAAGGGTTTAACCAGATTACATCGATCCCTAAGTCTTTAATATAATCTAACTTCTCAATAACACCTTGCAAATCTCCATAACCATCGCCATCTGTATCATAAAAGCTTCGCCAATATACTTGATAAACGACAGCTTCTTTCCACCAAATTTTTTTCATTGTTGTTCCTCCAATTGCACTTTGAGATGAATTGCTATTCCTTCACTCCACCTGAAGTTAAGCCTGACACAATTTGTTTTTGGAAAAATAAAACGATAATAAGTGTTGGAATCGTCACTATTGCAGTTGCCGCTGCAACTTCTCCCCATAAAATTTCAAATTGAGTTCTTAAAAATGAAATTGCTACAGGCACTGTATGGTATTCTGGACTGGAATTTAACGTAATCGTTAATAAAAATTCATTCCAAACTCCAATAAAAACGATGATTGCTGTTGTAAAAACACCTGGCGCAGCTAATGGAAAAACAATTTTCACAAGTGTTTGAAGTGGTGTAGCTCCATCAATTTTCGCCGATTCCTCAAGAGCTAAAGGAATATGATTAAAATGTGTAACGAGAATCCAAACAGCAATCGGTAACGTAATTGTTGAATAAGGAAGTACGATAGCATAACTGTTTAGTAACTCTAAATCTAAAAATAAATTGTAAATAGGTCCTGTTACGATCATTTGCGGAAACATAGATACCGCTAAAATTAGACCTAATAAAATGTTTTTCCATCTAAAATGGAAACGTGAAATTGCATAAGCGGTAAAGGTTGCCACTATAATGACATAAACAGTAGTTACTATAGAAACGATAAAGCTATTAATAATCGCTCCAAATATACCTTTCTCAAATAAAACTGTTATATAGTTTTTTAACGTTGGATCTTGGGGAATGACATTAAAAGCCCCTGCACCAAAGATCTCCCCTGACGTTTTAAATGACGTAATAAAGATCCAGAAAAATGGAAACATCATAATAAATAAGTACAATACTACTACTGAGATAAATGTAATAAGTAGTTTTCTTTTTGCATTTTCCATACTAACTCCTCCTCTCTATTTCTTTTCCATTAAGTCTGCACCCAGTACTCTCACAAAGAGAATTGCGATTAGTGCAACACAGACAAACATGAGCATGACAATAACTGACCCATAGCCAAAATTCGTTTGCCCAAACATGACTTTATAAGCATAGATAGATAACGTTTCAGTAGATCCTCCAGGACCTCCTCCAGTTAAAACGAAAATTAAGTCAAATACTCGGAATGCATCTAGCGTTCTAAATAATAATGCAACTAAAATAGCTGGTTTTAATAAAGGCAACGTTACATTAAAGAAGGTTTGTATTTTACTTGCCCCATCAATTGCAGCTGCTTCATATGATGATTTAGGAATATTTTGTAGACCTGCTAATAGAAGCAAAGCCATATAAGGAGTAGTTTTCCAAACATCAGCTAATATGGTAGAAAACATTGCTCCGCCACTTGTTAATAATAAATCTCTAGAATCTTCAATTAAGCCAATATTTTCGAAAAAGTTCGCTACAACACCACTTGTTCCATCATATAAATAACCCCACATTAATGCTGCAACTGCAGTAGGTATTGCCCAAGGAATTAATGATGTAGTACGAATTAAACCTTGTCCAAAGATAGCCTTGTTTAAAATTAATGCTAGTCCTAGACCTAAAGCTAGCTCTAGTGCTACTGAGACCGCTGTGAACAATGTTGTGTTCCATAAAGCGATACCAATACGGCCATCTGTAAAGGCCTTCATATATCCTTTTAAGCCAATAAAGTTTGACGGTATTATACTATTTTGAAAATCTTCTACCAGTGCTGGTAAATTTTCTTCATTTGTAAGTTCGTATTTTGATATTAACTTTTGAACTAATATCGACGTTTCTTCATGAAGTTTTACGATATCTACCCTTTCATCATCACTAATTTTTATGACACCTTTTTTTTCTCCATAAGTATCACTAAATGTATCAAGTGTATGTAGTGTGTCCTTGATATCGGTTTTATCGTCTTCATCTGAAACATTATCTAAATCCTCTTCTAAAAATAAAGATACATATAGTAGTGTCTCGTTAAAAAGTTCCGTATTGAATCGTTCGCTTAAATATAAACCTGCCTTTTGTTGATCATTAAGTCGATAATCAAAAAACGTATATGATAATGATTGAATGACTGGTCCGAGAGAGAATACCCCTAACAAAATAAGCGTTGGAATTATAAAAAGGTATTCTTTAATGCCCATCTTCTTCATGATTAACCCTCCTATAATGTTGCCCTAACAAAAAGAAAAAGGCTCTAATGAAAGCATTAGAGCCTTTTCATTACATTTAATATTTTACCTAGCTAACAAAATTTTACTCTTCATTTACAGCTTTATTTATTGCATTTGCTGCCTCTTCTAATCCTTGACCAGAGCTTAAATATTTATGTGCTGAGATTTGGATTGTATCAGATACTTTTGAGTATTCTGGTGATACTGGTCGAGCAATTGTGGATTTTAACGCATTTTGAAAACCTTCGAATGTAAGCATTTCATTTTTTGCTTGAACATCTTCATCTGTTAACAATGTATTAAATCCAGGTAAGTATCCGCCTTCCGTAGACATAATCTTTTGTCCTTCTTCACTAGCTGCGAATTTAATAAACTCCCAAGCACCATCTATATTTTCTGAATGTTTGTTAAGTCCAAGTAACCAACCACCTACAGAGCCGCCATTTGGTAGAGGAGCAACACCTACATTGTCTACTGATACTGTAACCCCTTCATCTTGTCCTTTAATACGTCCATACATATATGGCCAGTTTCTTGCAAACACTGCTTTCCCTTGTTCAAATGTTGTATGTGTTTCACCTTCAGTAAAGTTCAATATATCCTTCGGCGAGAAAGGAGCAGTAGTAAACTTATACATTGTTTCTAAACCACTTTCAATATTTTCATAAGAACTTGTATACTCTGTTACATTAACTGTTAATCCTTCATATTGTTTTGATTGGTATACAAAGCCATAGTCTGTGTTCCCTTCGCCAGTATACTTTTCCGCCATATTATAAAGTTCATCATACGTGTAATCACCAGATACTAATGTTGCAGCATCACTTTCACTGACTATATCAGATCTAAAATATAGTAATCCTAAGTCAGGGAAGAAAGGTAGGGTAAACTGCTTACCTTTATAATTTCCTGATGCCATAGAACCTGCATTATAATTTTCTTTATTTAAATCATCTTTTTTCATTCTTACATCAAGTGGCTCTAAGTAACCAGCACCAGCAAATTCGCCAGCCCATACAACATCTAAAGATAAAACGTCGTATTCAGAAGAACCGCTCGATAAAGAATTTAATAACTGATCATGCATTTGTGCAGAGTCATTTGTCATTTGCACCCATTCAACTTTGTACTCATCTTGACTTTTATTAAAAGCGTCAATTAGATTATTTGTTGCTGGTGTATTGTCATTTTGTGCTGCGAATTTTATAATTGTTTTTGCTTCATTTGTACCTTCTTCATCACCTGTGCCACATCCGAAAAGTGCTAAAGTTAATGAAAGAGCTAGCATAAGCATATATAATTTTTTCATATTTAATTTCCTCCCTTTAATAATTGAAGTTTATATTGGAATAGCTTATCCTTATATTAAATATTTAATATTTTTAATAAATTTTTAAGGTAAGGTTGAGAATATTATGTTATTGAATAAAACAGAAATAGAAAAAAAGTTTTTTGAGGCAAAAATTAATAATAAAAAAAATCTATTTATTCATCCCCCTTTTGATTTAGAGCAGCATTTAATTAGTTGGGTTACGAAAGGTCATTATGAAGAGGCAAAGTATTATTTGGATGAAATTAATAGCTTAGAGAGAGCAAAACTAGCTAAGGATTCTGTTCGATCCTTAAAGAATTCATTAATATGTTCCTGCACAATTTTTACCAGATCTATTATTAGAGGTGGCGTTGACCCTGAAACTGCTTTTGATCTAAGTGATGTGTTTATTCAACAAATTGAGAAGACCAACACAATTGAATCACTTAGTAAGTTAGAGTACGATATGCTTTTAGAGTTCATAAAAAAAGTGAAAAGTAATAGCAATCGAACATATCAACTTGTAGTTAACAAGGCTATTAATTATATTAATGATCAAATTATGCAGCCTTTATCACTAGAGATTATTTCAAAAAATGTTAAAGTTCATCCAAATTATTTATCAAAACTTTTCAAAGATGAAATTGGAATGACAATTACTGAATTCATTAATCGAAAAAGAATTGAAGAGTCAAAATACTTCTTACTTCACAGTGAACTTGCGATATCAGAAATTGCCCATTTATTTACATATTGCAACCAAAGTTATTATTCTTCACTTTTCAAGAAATATACTAGTATTTCACCTAAGCAATTTATGAAATTACAACATAAAAAAACAGATTGATACCTAGTATCAATCTGTTTTTTATAAGTTTATTTATTATTAACTACAAGCCACGCTGCACCGATAACACCTGCGTCATTACCTAATTTAGCTGGAACTATATCAATATTTCCAGTTAAGTGTGGTAAAGCAAACTTTTTATAATATTCTCGTATTGGCTCAAATAAGATGCTTCCTGCATGAGAAAGTCCACCACCAACAACAATTTTACTTGGGTTAAGTGCAACTGCGTAATTTCCTAATGCTAGGCCTAAATAAAACGATGCTTTGTTAATCATTTTTATTGCTAGCTCGTCTCCTTCATAAGCAGCTTCAGCAATATACTTTGCTGTTAGCCTGCCACGCGAAGCTAGGATATGTGCTAACGATGAAGGGTGCCCCTCATTAATTGCCTCCGTTACTAAACGGATTAAACCAGTCGCTGAGGAGACTGTTTCTAAACAGCCAGTTTTCCCGCAATTACAAGGACTTCCACCTTCAGCAATTACAGTCGTATGACCGAATTCCCCTGAAGTGTCATGAGCTCCATGATATATTTGTCCATTTATGATCACACCTGAGCCAACACCAGTTCCAAGAGTGATACAAAGTAGATCAGTACTACCTTCCCCTGCACCACGCCACATTTCTCCAAGCGCAGCAACGTTGGCATCATTGTCAATAAAAACAGGTAACTTTGTTATATTTTCTAATTGCTCTTTTAAAGGGATGTTTTTCCACTGTAAATTAACGGCTTCTTTTACAAATCCCTTTTTAATATCTAAAAACGCTGGAGCACCAATCCCCATACCTATTAGATTAAAGCGTTCAATCTTTAAGTTCTTGCAACAAAAATCAATCATATTATTGATTTGATGAAATATACCCGTTGCTCCAGCTTCAATTTTCGTTGGTTCACTTGTTTGGAATTTTATTTCACCTTGACCATTTACAATAGCCATTTTAATAGACGTACCACCTAAGTCTACACCGATGATATATTGATTACTCATAGAAAGACGTCAGTCCCTTTTAATTTACTTTAGCGAATTGCTTGTTCTGTTTCTACATCGAAGAAGTGTACTTTATTCATATCAAATGCAAGTTGCAGTTTTTGACCATTTTTCACATCTGTACGTGAATCAATTCGAGCAATAAAGCTATAATCGGCAACTTTTGAGTGTAAGTAAGTTTCAGCACCCATTAATTCAGCAACTTCAATATCAACATTTAATGTACTACCAGGTGAAGATTCAATGAATACTAGCTCATCATGGATGTCTTCTGGACGAACACCTAGAACAACTTTTTTGCCAACATAATCTTTTAATTTTTTCATTTTCCCTTCAGGAATTGTTAATTTAGCATTTTCATTGATAATGAAAGTTCCATTTTCTAATTTTCCTTCAATGAAGTTCATTGCTGGAGAACCAATAAATCCACCTACAAAGATATTGTCAGGATTACTGTATACTTCTTTAGGACTTCCAACTTGTTGTACAACTCCATCTTTCATAATAACAATACGATCTGCCATCGTCATCGCTTCTGTTTGGTCATGAGTTACGTAGATCATCGTTGTTTGTAAACGTTGGTGTAATTTTGTAATTTCCGCACGCATTTGTACTCGAAGTTTAGCGTCTAAGTTTGATAACGGCTCATCCATTAAGAATGCTTGTGGTTCACGAACGATTGCTCGTCCTAACGCAACACGCTGTCTTTGACCACCTGATAAAGCTTTTGGTTTACGATCTAGTAAATGTTCGATGTCTAAAATTTTCGCAGCTTCATGCACACGTTTTTTAATTTCTGCTTTATCAAATTTTCGTAACTTTAACCCGAATGCCATGTTATCGTAAACATTCATATGTGGATATAGTGCATAGTTTTGGAATACCATTGCGATATCTCTATCTTTTGGTGCAACATCGTTAACACGACGATCCCCGATGATTAAATCACCTTCAGAAATTTCTTCTAATCCAGCAACCATACGTAATGTTGTAGATTTACCACAACCTGATGGTCCTACAAATACAATAAATTCCTTATCTTTAATGT
This window of the Lottiidibacillus patelloidae genome carries:
- a CDS encoding glycoside hydrolase family 13 protein is translated as MKKIWWKEAIGYQIYPRSFQDSNGDGIGDLKGIVQRLDYIKDLGIDVIWICPMYKSPNDDNGYDISDYKAIMEDFGTMEDFNLLLEEVHKRGMKLILDLVLNHSSDEHEWFIESRSSKENPKRDWYIWRDGKNGQEPNNWESIFGGSAWEYDEKTDQYYLHVFSTKQPDLNWENKEVRDALYDTVNWWLDKGIDGFRIDAISHIKKRPGFPEMPNPEGKKYVSSFDMHMNQEGIQPFLQEFKDKTYANYDVMTVGEANGVSIEEADLWVSEEKGKMDMIFQFEHLGLWDAETNPVLDIVGLKKVLTRWQKGLENRGWNALFIENHDKPRVVSTWGNDDQYLRESATSMAVMYFLMQGTPFIYQGQEIGMTNVQFESIEDYDDVAVKNLYRIKREEGVSHEKIMEIIWASSRDNSRTPMQWSSQENAGFTTGNPWMKVNPNYKEINVEVQEKQDDSILSFYKKMISLKKENDVFTYGIYDLILEDDKQIYAYTRTLNAEDKVVVIANLTDKEANYSFSELQLSSENLLLNNYHVSEHEAITEINLMPYEARVYRVTK
- a CDS encoding glycoside hydrolase family 13 protein, with translation MKKIWWKEAVVYQVYWRSFYDTDGDGYGDLQGVIEKLDYIKDLGIDVIWLNPCYESPDKDNGYDISDYQKIMRKAGNVGTWETLLKEVHKRGMKLIMDLVVNHTSNQHPWFLESRSSKDNPKRDWYIWKDPVEGKEPSNWRSYFTPSTWEFDEKTEQYYFHSFAIEQPDLNWENEEVREAIYDMMRFWLDKGIDGFRMDVINLLAKIPGFPNVDTPENINYLGNNPGIHTYLKEMNEQVLRHYDVMTVGEIPFVTPEDGLKYVGENRNELHTLFHFEVADDMPTWDMLKFKEIQTRWYEGLFPKGWNSQFLNNHDHTRQVTRYGNDGEYRVQSAKLLATMIHTLPGTPYVFQGEEIGMTGVRFDSIDDYNDIAMKNKYHEEISKGRDPQEVFESLLALSRDNSRTPVQWNAKENAGFTTGEPWIKINPNYKSINVEQALEDPDSVYYYYKKLIGLRKEHEVMVYGTFEDLSGNDESLYVYTRSLNNVTWLVILNHSNIENVCTVPDKFANNDKRLIIANYPDVENNIANSFTLKPHEARIYEIKHN
- a CDS encoding ABC transporter ATP-binding protein, whose product is MASIKLQNIYKRYSDTVTAVKDFSLDIKDKEFIVFVGPSGCGKSTTLRMVAGLEEISEGDLIIGDRRVNDVAPKDRDIAMVFQNYALYPHMNVYDNMAFGLKLRKFDKAEIKKRVHEAAKILDIEHLLDRKPKALSGGQRQRVALGRAIVREPQAFLMDEPLSNLDAKLRVQMRAEITKLHQRLQTTMIYVTHDQTEAMTMADRIVIMKDGVVQQVGSPKEVYSNPDNIFVGGFIGSPAMNFIEGKLENGTFIINENAKLTIPEGKMKKLKDYVGKKVVLGVRPEDIHDELVFIESSPGSTLNVDIEVAELMGAETYLHSKVADYSFIARIDSRTDVKNGQKLQLAFDMNKVHFFDVETEQAIR
- a CDS encoding carbohydrate ABC transporter permease, yielding MENAKRKLLITFISVVVLYLFIMMFPFFWIFITSFKTSGEIFGAGAFNVIPQDPTLKNYITVLFEKGIFGAIINSFIVSIVTTVYVIIVATFTAYAISRFHFRWKNILLGLILAVSMFPQMIVTGPIYNLFLDLELLNSYAIVLPYSTITLPIAVWILVTHFNHIPLALEESAKIDGATPLQTLVKIVFPLAAPGVFTTAIIVFIGVWNEFLLTITLNSSPEYHTVPVAISFLRTQFEILWGEVAAATAIVTIPTLIIVLFFQKQIVSGLTSGGVKE
- a CDS encoding ROK family glucokinase, which gives rise to MSNQYIIGVDLGGTSIKMAIVNGQGEIKFQTSEPTKIEAGATGIFHQINNMIDFCCKNLKIERFNLIGMGIGAPAFLDIKKGFVKEAVNLQWKNIPLKEQLENITKLPVFIDNDANVAALGEMWRGAGEGSTDLLCITLGTGVGSGVIINGQIYHGAHDTSGEFGHTTVIAEGGSPCNCGKTGCLETVSSATGLIRLVTEAINEGHPSSLAHILASRGRLTAKYIAEAAYEGDELAIKMINKASFYLGLALGNYAVALNPSKIVVGGGLSHAGSILFEPIREYYKKFALPHLTGNIDIVPAKLGNDAGVIGAAWLVVNNK
- a CDS encoding AraC family transcriptional regulator gives rise to the protein MLLNKTEIEKKFFEAKINNKKNLFIHPPFDLEQHLISWVTKGHYEEAKYYLDEINSLERAKLAKDSVRSLKNSLICSCTIFTRSIIRGGVDPETAFDLSDVFIQQIEKTNTIESLSKLEYDMLLEFIKKVKSNSNRTYQLVVNKAINYINDQIMQPLSLEIISKNVKVHPNYLSKLFKDEIGMTITEFINRKRIEESKYFLLHSELAISEIAHLFTYCNQSYYSSLFKKYTSISPKQFMKLQHKKTD
- a CDS encoding carbohydrate ABC transporter permease; translated protein: MKKMGIKEYLFIIPTLILLGVFSLGPVIQSLSYTFFDYRLNDQQKAGLYLSERFNTELFNETLLYVSLFLEEDLDNVSDEDDKTDIKDTLHTLDTFSDTYGEKKGVIKISDDERVDIVKLHEETSILVQKLISKYELTNEENLPALVEDFQNSIIPSNFIGLKGYMKAFTDGRIGIALWNTTLFTAVSVALELALGLGLALILNKAIFGQGLIRTTSLIPWAIPTAVAALMWGYLYDGTSGVVANFFENIGLIEDSRDLLLTSGGAMFSTILADVWKTTPYMALLLLAGLQNIPKSSYEAAAIDGASKIQTFFNVTLPLLKPAILVALLFRTLDAFRVFDLIFVLTGGGPGGSTETLSIYAYKVMFGQTNFGYGSVIVMLMFVCVALIAILFVRVLGADLMEKK
- a CDS encoding extracellular solute-binding protein, yielding MKKLYMLMLALSLTLALFGCGTGDEEGTNEAKTIIKFAAQNDNTPATNNLIDAFNKSQDEYKVEWVQMTNDSAQMHDQLLNSLSSGSSEYDVLSLDVVWAGEFAGAGYLEPLDVRMKKDDLNKENYNAGSMASGNYKGKQFTLPFFPDLGLLYFRSDIVSESDAATLVSGDYTYDELYNMAEKYTGEGNTDYGFVYQSKQYEGLTVNVTEYTSSYENIESGLETMYKFTTAPFSPKDILNFTEGETHTTFEQGKAVFARNWPYMYGRIKGQDEGVTVSVDNVGVAPLPNGGSVGGWLLGLNKHSENIDGAWEFIKFAASEEGQKIMSTEGGYLPGFNTLLTDEDVQAKNEMLTFEGFQNALKSTIARPVSPEYSKVSDTIQISAHKYLSSGQGLEEAANAINKAVNEE